From a single Candidatus Defluviilinea gracilis genomic region:
- a CDS encoding type II toxin-antitoxin system HicB family antitoxin: MKYKIRLEETDEGFAVWVPGFPGCWSQGETELEAIENIKDAIQTYLETIDILNRDKETRLVEVPV; this comes from the coding sequence ATGAAATACAAAATCCGACTCGAAGAAACGGACGAAGGCTTTGCCGTTTGGGTGCCTGGATTTCCAGGTTGCTGGTCGCAAGGGGAAACCGAACTGGAAGCGATTGAAAATATCAAAGATGCGATTCAAACTTATCTTGAAACCATTGATATTCTGAATCGAGATAAAGAAACCCGTTTGGTTGAAGTTCCCGTGTAA
- a CDS encoding toll/interleukin-1 receptor domain-containing protein, translating into MRDASADKPKVRELYRALKRRGVQPWLDASKLRNGNS; encoded by the coding sequence TTGCGGGACGCCTCCGCGGACAAGCCGAAGGTGCGCGAGTTGTACCGCGCGCTGAAGCGACGCGGCGTGCAACCGTGGCTGGACGCGTCAAAATTACGAAATGGAAATTCATAG